The following proteins come from a genomic window of Paenibacillus spongiae:
- a CDS encoding ABC transporter substrate-binding protein — MQKTKAMLLFLAIFVLLFVSACSNNSNSKNGNGEQPADKPAAENANKETPVQEEPPAEPEQPALDMKGESIKIMLWYGEPVAGTEEGDLVIARQKEIEKKYNTKIEWVKVPWGEPIQMITAAALSGAPVADIVALDRYHAIPAVNQGLLQPIDDYFDFNEGKWPKGIKDFGSWNGKMYGFTERVTGSAGMYYNKTLFEREGLPDPHDLIAEDKWNWDTFLDIAKKATKDTNGDGVIDQWGLANEAGTLARIMIYANNGTMMEQKDGKWMFPAENANMIEALRFMGDMFNTHKVIAPNDGNDDYNESQTLFSSGKAAMVTGELWEGAERKTMTDEQGFVYFPKGPKASEYVNNVANFIMWYMPANAKKPKEVATIWQDFILWDRIDKLKREDAEKQNLASEKDIELMMNITDFVQPVFLPLGGLFGEITGSIAMKGESPETVLQRSKQMAQDGLDTNLNTAPAK; from the coding sequence GTGCAAAAGACAAAGGCAATGCTCCTATTCCTAGCTATATTCGTTCTCTTATTTGTAAGCGCATGCAGCAACAATTCCAACAGCAAGAATGGCAATGGGGAGCAGCCCGCCGACAAACCGGCAGCGGAGAATGCAAATAAAGAGACGCCCGTTCAAGAAGAGCCGCCGGCCGAGCCCGAGCAGCCGGCTCTGGATATGAAGGGCGAATCCATCAAAATCATGCTGTGGTACGGCGAGCCGGTGGCCGGTACGGAAGAAGGCGATCTCGTAATCGCCAGACAGAAGGAAATCGAGAAGAAGTATAATACGAAGATCGAGTGGGTTAAGGTGCCTTGGGGCGAACCGATCCAGATGATCACGGCTGCCGCCCTCTCGGGAGCGCCGGTCGCCGATATCGTGGCGCTGGACAGATATCACGCCATCCCCGCCGTTAATCAAGGACTGCTGCAGCCGATCGATGATTATTTCGACTTCAATGAGGGCAAGTGGCCGAAGGGAATCAAGGACTTCGGTTCCTGGAACGGCAAGATGTACGGATTCACGGAACGCGTCACGGGCAGCGCAGGAATGTATTATAACAAGACGCTGTTTGAACGCGAAGGCTTGCCGGATCCGCACGACCTGATCGCCGAGGATAAGTGGAATTGGGACACCTTCCTTGATATTGCCAAGAAAGCAACCAAGGATACGAACGGCGACGGGGTCATCGATCAATGGGGGCTTGCGAACGAGGCCGGCACATTGGCAAGAATCATGATCTATGCGAATAACGGGACGATGATGGAGCAGAAGGACGGCAAATGGATGTTCCCCGCCGAGAATGCGAACATGATTGAAGCGCTCCGTTTCATGGGCGATATGTTCAACACGCACAAGGTCATCGCTCCGAATGACGGCAACGATGATTACAATGAATCGCAGACTCTGTTCAGCAGCGGGAAAGCGGCGATGGTCACCGGCGAGCTGTGGGAAGGCGCCGAGCGCAAGACGATGACGGACGAGCAAGGCTTCGTCTATTTCCCTAAAGGGCCGAAGGCTTCCGAATATGTGAATAACGTTGCGAACTTTATTATGTGGTATATGCCTGCGAACGCCAAGAAGCCGAAGGAAGTGGCCACGATCTGGCAGGATTTCATTCTGTGGGACCGCATCGATAAGCTGAAGCGGGAAGATGCCGAGAAGCAAAATTTGGCCAGCGAGAAGGATATCGAGCTCATGATGAACATTACGGACTTTGTACAGCCGGTCTTCCTTCCGCTCGGCGGATTGTTCGGGGAAATCACAGGCTCGATCGCCATGAAAGGCGAATCGCCGGAAACGGTGCTGCAGCGCTCGAAGCAGATGGCGCAGGACGGGCTTGATACCAATTTGAATACGGCTCCAGCTAAATAA